The DNA segment TGCCCGTGACCATCGGAACAGTGGCATTGGGAGGGGCCAACATGATTGTCCGCTTGAGCGGCGATGTCGCCTATGTCACGGCCAAGTACCACGGAGTCCACGCCATCGACATCAGTGATCCCCTGGACCCCGTCTTTCTGGGAACGGCGCAATCCCCTTTCCAGGTTACAGATGTTTGTCCCGCAGGAGAAAGACTCCTCTACAGCGACACCTATGCCGGCATCTTTGCCGCTCCCGTCGACTGTCTCGACAATACGGCTGTCTTTCTCAGTCGCTTCGACCTCCAGGATCTCCCCGGAGAGGTAAACCTGTACTGGGAAACCGAGGCGGGGAGCAACCCTGCCCTGTTCCGTGTCCTGGTCAACGGTGACCGGGAACTGGAGCACGAAGAGCTTCTTCCCGGTGTGTTTCGCGCAGTCGACCGACACGAAGATCTGGCCACCGGAGGGCGCTTTGAATACTCGCTCTTCGCAACAGAGGACGGAGCTTTCTGGAATCTGCTTCGCTCAGAAGAACTCGACCTTCTTCCTGCCGGGAACCCGACCCGTCTCCTCGGCGCTTTCCCCAATCCCTTCAATCCACGCATAACGCTGAAGTTCGTTCTCGCCGAACAGGACCGGGCAAGACTGTCCATTCTGGATGTAAGCGGGCGGGAAGTCATCGTTCTGGCCGATCGTGTATTTGAAAGCGGCGAGCAGGAACTGCTCTGGGACGGGCGTGACAAAGGGGGACGGAACATGAGTTCCGGACTCTACTTCCTGAGGATGCAAAGCGGGAAAATGCAGGAGACCGAAAAACTGCTTCTGATCCGGTAGGACACACCCCGGGCGAACAGTAGGCTAGTGCGCCACAATCACGTGCTGAACTTCCCCAGCCAACTACGCCCAAAAGTGCCCCCTGAGGGCGAGACCGTGCCTGAATGAACCTTCCAACCCCCTGTACCACAGTAAGTTAAGTTTACTTGTTTTTTCTATATTGACAGTATTGCGTAATACTGCTATATTCTTCATGCCCCAAGGAGAAACATGACTCAAGGCAGATTGTACAGCATCGGAGAGCTTGCCCGCCTGGCGGGAGTAACGGTTCGGACGATCCGCTACTACATCCAGGAAGGCCTTCTTCCCGAAGCCCCCCTCAGGGGTCGCTATGCAGGCTACGATGAGAGTTATCTCGACCTTCTCGAGCAGATTCGCCGGATGAAGGAGGACTTCCTCCCCCTTCGCGAAATCAGGAACCGGCTGGAAAGAGGAGCAGCAGCCGGGAGAATCCCGGAGGAGGCTCCTGAATCTGCTCCGGGATTCCCTGACCTGAGCACTTCCCCTGTTCTGGCCAATTTCTGCAGGGCATCACCCTACCTGTATGCCGAGAGCCGTCTGGAAAGCATGCCGAGCCTGAAAGGCGAGCAGGAAGGCAGTCAGTGGGAACGCCTGGAACTGGCAGAGGGACTGGAACTTCATGTTCGCCAGCCAAACCGGCATCCCGCCCTGCTGCGGGCTCTGGTCGATCTGGCAAGAGAGTTCTCCCGGGGAGAGTAGAAAAACCCAAGCCCTCGGCCGATGGGGACCGAATCGGGCAAACCGTCAAAAGGAGATAGAAATGAAAAAGAACAAGACGCATGTCAGCATTGTCCTTGACCGGACCGGTTCCATGGAGCCCCTCCGCGACGACACCATTGGCGGCTTCAACGCCTTCCTGAACAAGCAGAAGAAGGAGAACGGCGAGGCCACCCTGTCGCTCATTCAGTTCG comes from the Candidatus Krumholzibacteriia bacterium genome and includes:
- a CDS encoding MerR family transcriptional regulator — its product is MTQGRLYSIGELARLAGVTVRTIRYYIQEGLLPEAPLRGRYAGYDESYLDLLEQIRRMKEDFLPLREIRNRLERGAAAGRIPEEAPESAPGFPDLSTSPVLANFCRASPYLYAESRLESMPSLKGEQEGSQWERLELAEGLELHVRQPNRHPALLRALVDLAREFSRGE